The following is a genomic window from Bacteroidia bacterium.
AGGGCGCCATACTTGGCGGGCCGGAAGCCAGCGCTCTCAACGAGACGCTGCACCGCCTGATCGACAACGGAAAGAAAAACGTCGTTCTGGATCTGGGCAATGTGACGCTCATGAACAGTTCGGGCTTGGGGATGCTCATCGGCGGCTATACCACGATGGCCAATAATGGCGGTGAACTCAAACTGGCGGCCGTGAACGAGAACGTCCGCAAGCTCATCGAGATCACCAAACTGCATACTGTGTTCTCGCCTTTTGCGAGTGTGGACGACGCTGTCGCAAGCTT
Proteins encoded in this region:
- a CDS encoding STAS domain-containing protein, with the translated sequence MNIPTTEFGNVVVLALQGAILGGPEASALNETLHRLIDNGKKNVVLDLGNVTLMNSSGLGMLIGGYTTMANNGGELKLAAVNENVRKLIEITKLHTVFSPFASVDDAVASFAS